In the genome of Aedes aegypti strain LVP_AGWG chromosome 2, AaegL5.0 Primary Assembly, whole genome shotgun sequence, the window acattttttcagactttcttttgaccgtcaggctaaagcaggctaaaagtGGCTTTCtttgcatttcatagtattagtttcaaaccattggatgagcatgtttcagactgcggaaatgtgcgcaaCCTAATGATTTTTAGTGCCAAAAAGGTGCGAAATTctatataaaaccttcaataactcgaaaagtatgagagataaaaatatgctcttttggagaaagttatgcgtttttgcaagtaacaaataacactagaacaattgcaaattgtacaaaatcatcaaaccaagttatgatgaaaaaagtgattttaaggggtgttccacaaaaaaatccacaaatgtacatgaaaatcaaaaaatatgcatacggtgtcttcagcgaagttgtttcttctaatattacctacaactttcccgaataaagtttatttttaaattcataaatacgaaaaataaaatttcgttctcacttttaggtggattaatcaccaagctgacactttcataaaatagcgattattttatggaaaaactttcccgaagacactatagtactaaaatcatgttttcaaggtcaaaacaatttcgatcacgttttttcagcgacggctacagtgtgctGTGGTCAAGACTTCACTGATTTCTTTTCCACTGCTTGTTTTAGATACCATTGGGTTGGTACCACTTGAGCAGGGAATTGAAGCTGAGCTCGGAACTTTTCCTTTAGGAGCGGACACGCTAGCCTTCTTTGAGGTCTTTGGGCGAGAAATTGCGTTCCTTTTACCACTGTTTGAATCAGGGGCTTCCTCAGAATTTTCTTGGGCCAGCTCCTTATTCGGCTTGTGGTTGGAAACGGAGGGTGTCCTCTTAATTTTCCTCAACTGGATTTCTCCAAATCGGTAGTTGAGGATGAACTTGGATTTCGACAGCATGTCCATTGACGATCCATCTACCGTTAAGATCCATTCGACATGGATGTCATTGAGGATGGACCTTTTCACGATACGCCAATTCGTTGTTTTCAACCCGTTCTGGCTCGAAGAAGCTCTTGGCGGGGAATGTCTTCCTCGTTCAGTGCAACCAACTCAGCACCTTCCCAAGTATTTATTGAAGGTGTTATTTCTTTCACCCACTCAGCTGTCTCTTGATCCTTGCAAATTAGAACCATGTAGCCAGATTTGTAGACAAGGTTACAGAATTTGGGTTTCAGTGGCTCATCACGCTGTTGTTCCACTTTAAGCAACAGAACATCCTATAGAACGTCTAGTTGAGCCGTCGTGAGCTGGGCGGTTGGAAAGTCTTTGGGTATTATCCCGACCTTCACACGCTTGGTCATATCGCTGTAGCTCTGACCAGTGGCTTGTCGTTTGGACCCACCTTTTTGTGGCACTGAGCTTGAGGATTTTTCAGCGCGCTCTCGGGGATCTAACTGGTGTTCCATCTTCTTCGGCTTTGAATCCTCTTCAACCGTAGCAGATTTATCAAGGTCGTTTCTCGTTCGCTTAAAAGAAGCAAGCACAGTACCCTCTTTTGCCAGGATTTTGGATAAAGCCTAGTTTCGGCTTAGTCCGCTTTCCCGGAGAGCTTTGAGCTGCTTCCTTTGTGAGCGCGCTAGGTTTTTTCTGGGAGTTTCATTGCCTTCAGCTTCCTCACCATCCATAGGATCGTCCATTTTGGGTCCTTTTTTGGATGGTACAGGTTTAGGGGTGTTGATAACGACCTTGATTCCATCATCCTTGTCGTCGTCCGTGTTCACCGATTCAATCGACGAGGGGATACCAGGATCTTCTGAATGTCCCGCGCTGGATTTGCCCTTGTGAACTGCACAGTAGCTGGTCTTCTGTAAGCCCAAGCTGGCTTAGTGAGTTCTCCACTTCCGTCTTTTCCGACTGTGTGAGGCAGTCGTCacctttgattggtttgctaACACTGGTATTCATTTTGTTAGTCCCACGAGTCGCTAGGGAAACAAAGGTCAACTGCATCATTACCCTGCCATAATGCAGCAAGAGCTGCATACTGAAGAGTTCGCCCTGGTGCTCTTCAGGCTCCGTGTGTGATTGAGCATTTATGaaaccccctcaaccattcttccatcggcacgggtcgcatcacaccttggcgTTGGGGTTCATTGTGGGGAGCCGAGATTCGAACGTCTACGATTTCGAGACTAACCGGATTTCGGTCACCCATATTATTAGTTCAGATGAAGtacccaaatatgggtaattgggtcctaaaatgatttatgaaattttgtttttatttaatgacacgaaagagcatgctACTGTaacaatttttacattttttcccactcaaataacggctacatcatatttaaactttaatttaaaaaatgtgtccataaatgaaccttgacacttttgatcatgtttgacgttcgcttagtcgacaaaaacaccacagggcttttagttttaacactggggttgttcctatctgacatttcgaaagggacacggaaagcaaaatacacccaaaatttgagtttaagccaaggagtgtgacaaaatctaaaaaaaaagttttttggacttaaacaaaagaaaaacattgaaaaattgagtaaacatgtgtttttgacctaaacttaagcgtttggcattaaaattgggacaggcctttaggaccctattgcggttacccatatttggatgaaaaaataaaaatttagataATCATAGATTGTCGATCAGAAgatatagggtaacggtcgtattttggaccccctaaggaagtgattttagttttttgtcccaactaattaattgcacagcataaccaagtcaaagaacatgccaaaatgtagagaaaaacttcctctacgaaataaaaatgtccatacgGTCATATGGGATCCAAAAAACggcgaaaataattgaattgtgaagctctgtttttcatgattttggacacaccaatacattttggaccctcaaagtatatatttcggacccccggcattttttatcgtttggcgacaaagtccacgacactgatTGTatgatatgcttgcccatagtctaatcaatcgattgacaatggaaaaccgaagaaattctacgcttttagttcagacatttgaaaaaagtttttgtttacatttgaaaaaattctgacggctcaaatttctgtgtgtaacgtgttgtaacggttgcatggataaaccgattaaattgattaaattaaattaatttcagataaaataaacacattttctatgtacaaacgatTGATGCAACTGCGGAATAATCCTacctttccaaatggcatgcgaattgagtttgtctttcgatttaaattggaaaatttaaaggaaaatgccccagggggtccaaaatatattggttaccctaatcGTTATTTTAAGCAGTATCTAATAtattaccgtgcacccccgctaatttgaacggtacctcatgcaaacctgagagagactcgcgaagaggaaaaatatcaacgtcatatgcagcccagattcccctctcacgaaacgtcaaatgcagcccaccgtttttttggctgaaaaagtgaaaagtattgtgttcaaagttaactgttattaaaaacctcagtcagcgaagcagttttttccaaagttgctgataaatctaagcagatgattaattatttctaatgtctgctacgtttgctggcatgaaatttcactcaaacggatatttatgattcgatgtgatgcaaactcaataattttttgctgagaggtccATGTGAGGgattgaacggcttgcgcataattggtataaacacaaagtggaataagaaaaaaaaactcagcaatcacagaaaaagaagactgtcttcgcgagtctcgtctcagatgaaaaccatcggggttcattttcaatttgaacatctagtcacccttgaaacgtgtttctggttacctctttcactgttttgttttgattctgcgctccgttccacagcgttccatttcactttactctgttccatgagctaaacgacgtttgaaccatttttaatctgaacgatgtgcaaattagcagGGTACAGAttgaaaagtgttcagattaaatatggtcaaaccaacgggagTACCCAGTATTCAATTTAAGATCGTCCAAGAAGAAAAATGATGATGTAAGTATGTAAGTTTAGTCATTTATTTATGACTTCAACACAATCCTATACAATGTATTGACATAAACGAAAATTGTTTCCAACTTCCACACTGATATTGAGATTCACGGCATCGATACGGCTGAAAAAGATGGACCTGCTGGATATAGTTCTAGAAtttaaatagggtcctaaaggcctgtcccaagtttagtgccaaacgcttgagtttaggccaaaaacacatgtttactcaattttttaatgtttttcttttgtttaagtccaaaaaaaatgttttaaaattttgtcacactccatgtcttaaactcaaattttgggtgtattttgctttccgtgtcccttccgaaatgtcagataggaacaaccccagtgttaaaactaaaagccctgtggtgtttttgtcgattaagcgaacgtcaaacatgatcaaaagtgtcaaggttcatttatggacccaatttttaaagcaatgtttaaacacagagaaacagacgtaacacttagaacaaattgcgatcaaaatcatagtcgcgaaaacatatacgcccaatgctaaaagcactgtagttggccgatggaccaacaggtggcggtagtgtttaaacgtcaaacacgaacaaaaacgacgcgagcgctgcgggtggtcgattgaccacctaccagatattcgaatcgatcgttaaaaagttggtcaatggacagcgatgagagtgtgacgtctgtttgtctgtggtttaaatatgatgtagccgttatttgagcgggaaaaattgctaaaataggtgcagtaagggttcattcataaatttcataacgctgtagggggtgggtgggtgttctaAAAATGTTACGGCTcttacaaaattcgaaaaatattcatacaaaatgcgttactagggggtgggtgggtgtcaaaaatggtagttttcagcattatgaaatttgtgaatgaaccttaacatgctctttcgtgtcattatataaaaacaagatttcattaaacattttaggacccaattctatAAAGATGCGGTGACCGTTActccaaagacaaattaacaCTGGATCGTTTAAAACCTAGGAGGCAATAAAATGACTTATAAAATTGCCTGTTGGTGGCAGATTTCACCTGTTAGTGTTGCGATTTGTCATGATAAATCTTATTGCTATTGTCACTTAATATtactgtattttttcatatatctCTTATTATAAATAAAGTTTGTATCCTTACGTTAGTGACAAAGTGAAATTTCATTCATTATAATTATTTAAATCCATAGAAAAGTCATTTTTGcgtatttttcgaatttttgctTCCGCATTCGAATACCCAAATATGGGTATTGGCAGTTTACCTATTTATGGGTAGAACACACTCTACCCATAAAATGAGTGTGTGCACTTTTTGGCGATTATGGGTAAACTTTACCCATATCTGGGTAGACTGATCTTAGCGTGAGTTCCTTACGAGCGTTCAAACAGACCCCCCGTATCAACATCGTGACATTTCAGAGTTACTACAAGCGTTACGAACTGTCAAGTTTTCGATTTAACCTTTCGCGGATTTGAGTGACTTTGCTCCAAAACGTCACCAAAATCTAGCTAGTGTGCGTTCCATTTCGGAAATATGTCTTTGGGTTCGTGAAATCCATCGCACCGATGAAGCGAGAAAGCACTAGTGCGGGATACAAATTTACGCCGGGAGGAGCGAGACGACTCGCTTCGCGCCACGTAAACTAACCTGCGAAAAAGCAACCCTCGACTCTTCCTTAGTCCCGGATTATACGTCGTACAGTGAAGTACGTTACAGCTTGCGAAAGCTCGTATAACCATTTGTTGAAAGTTGAGTGAATTTTTCCTCAAGCcttccaaaaacacgtgtttcGCTCTGAAAGTGTTGAAAACAATCGAATCGAAATGCCGCTCGCCAAGGATTTCCTGCACCCGCTTCCGGCCGAGGAGAAGCGCAAGCACAAGCTGAAGCGCCTGGTTCCGCATCCCAATTCGTACTTCATGGACGTCAAGTGCCCCGGATGCTACAAAATTACGACCGTGTTCAGCCATGCCCAAAGTGTCGTCGTTTGCACCGGTTGTTCCACGATCCTGTGCCAGCCCACGGGAGGAAAGGCCCGGCTCACGGAGGGATGCTCGTTCCGCAAGAAGCCCTACTAGGTTTAAGGTGCCGAAGAAAAGTATCCGGAATCTGCCTGCTATTCCGACGAAATGTTCGCCGCCCTAGAGAATAAGGAAGCCGATCTGCGTCGAATGCGAAGGATTTAATTGGAATCCGGCGCGTGAAGTGCAGTGAAGAAAAGgtgatttgaaattattcttattgttttATAGCATATTGTATCGGAATCGGAGGAATAAAGGAAGATTTTGGAAACAAATGGAAGGAGCCACAGAAACGCTTTCGAGAGCTGAATTGAGGTTATGTGCGATATCACAAATTCCCATCGAGCGAAGCAGAAGAGGTGACGGATTACTGGCGGAGGAAGTGCAGCAGGGAGGGCGTTCCAAGTCTTCTCCCCACTCGGGGTTGTGTTGGTGCTGGCAGTGTTGTGGTTTGAATGTGGAGTTGTTTGGGTTTCTGTGCAGAAGGGAATGGATTCCGGATGGCTGATACGTTTCGGATTTGTGAATCAACATGAAGCAGTATTGAtgttttttgcattaatttcaCAACATTGTAGGTACGCAGGAATGTTTCTGTTGTTTCATGGATATTCACGTTGCTATTGAAATTACTCTTTACAGAATATTATGAAATTGGTTATCGTACACGAATGTAATGGTTCTCAATTAAGTAGTTAGGATGAAGATGAATCGCCAAGCCTCAAAgctcaaatctggagaacccaaCGTCAATTTAGCTGTTGAAAAACCCGGTAAACCTTGAATaatcagggtttttttttaattgggaaaataatggaattttcattgaggcagtaattcatggtagGCCTCAAAATGTTTCGGCTGCGGCGCTATCAAAGCGTTCCTTGAGCAGTTTAGTTAGGAACTTGTCGGGTAGGAAATTTATCGACTTCCCAAGatatgattgaattttattaATAATATGTATATTTGATCTACTGATCGATTCATATATCTTCAtgcacgattttaattttttttagaaatttgaaaatctggAAAACTGGTTTTTGGAAAATAATCTGGAATTTGAACAACTTCCAATTTAAAATGCCTAAACAATCAATTTTAGGgatggtagcaggtctctttttggAGTCTTTTTAAATCATCCCAACGATTTAACTAGAAACTCTTCTAAAAAATTTTCAAGGGCTTATGTGTTCTTCTAGTAACCTTTATATATCAATGGCGATTTCAAAACTTACGCACGTTTCATAAGAGGCTACTTTAAAATTTACTACATTACGATTTTTTTCGAACACtccaaaatttctgaaaagtttcaTTCACTTTTCTATGGAGAAATGCCTGGAAGAATATTGGAAATATCTTTAAAGACTTCATTGAGAAATCTTAAAGAATTGCTGTAGGGAATCCTATGGAAATCTCTAAGTTATTCCTAGAGATATcattagagaaattcctagttgaaatcttaaagaaacTGAAGGACAAATGTTAAGAAATCCCTAAAAGcatattttaagaaacttctggatgaatttttgaagaattattattatctttactatcgagactttcagcctgaGGCCGGTTCGTCtccacaatttttgaagaatttctaaacggaaatcttggaggatgttctaGAAAAATCGATGGAAGACTCACCGGATATAATCCTGGAGAACTTAgcactttcttgaaaaatatctgaaagattttttaaagaaatttctgatgatcTCTGAGTTAATTTCTGTGGTTATATTTGGCAAAAAAACCCGGTTGTGTTCTAGAGACATccatccaaaacaaaattctttgatgAAATCCTTAGGAGAATTCTCGAAGGGattccatagaaaaaaatcactaaatgaactcaaTGAAGAAATTCAGATGAGCTAGCTTCGGGCGGCAAATCTTTCATATACAtcaatacagtactgacccgattttgtcagcctattttaaagaTGTCAAAAAATTGTCATCGTCATGTTTTATCACGTTAACATTAATACTGATGATGATATTCGAAGTTATGCACGCAAGGTCGTAGCCAGAAGAGGCAATGGTAATGCCTCCTGTCCTCTGTACGATAGCACAATTTTACTACGGGAATTATCCTTGTGTTtggattcttcaaggattatctccagcactcgtatttataaaataattactTATAGAGTCTACCAAACAATCaggatttttcaaaacatcttgccaaaaattgttcgaaggttttatcaacAGCCCGCAATGAAGATAAGCACAGTCGAGTAGTCGACAAACGTTACGCTTCGTTACTTAGCAACTTGCCAATTATTGGTTAAaatggttgtaggacatttcccagaatgacattcTCCAGAACGCCattgacgttccccagaatcccattccccagaatgagacATTCCCCACAAATCCATTctccagaatgggacattccccagaataggacattccccagaattgttttaatacatttttaaatagcggaaagaaataaatttgttttttttagtcTTTTGTCGTTGAAAAAATGAACTTATCGAACTGATTTGAATTCCCAGACGCTATGAATTTCGGACATCGAcatcaattcacccaaaatgttatttcattaaaatcatcattatgcATCTCAAGCGAATACAAGTTGAGTCAAACAAAACCTTTTAAGTGTTTGCTTgtctcaggcaaaccatctaagaAGCCGCCCACAAATTATTTGGTCATATATGGAGTGAGAAGGTTTTGGCCAAAGATTACGGCCTAAATGATCAGCGAGAATGAACTggtcttgaaaatgattctataacattccccagtaaaccattcccccgaaacccgttccccagaatgtaccattccccagaatttccttagaatgaaccattccccagaaaattatATACCTACTCTAAAGTTTTGATATAATCtagttaaaaatacttgaaaatcaaacttcaaagtTGTTTACAAGTACATGAGAAGATTAGCATTCTTGCTGCTAAATATGAACACTTTAcgcataattcaaatttaatttgcaaataaactatcacagtagtttcacttttattggcacttatgaagactgatagatcagtctagggcagggctgcccaacgtacggcccgcgacgtcattttgtgcggcccgcgaagagtTTGAAGACTTTCCTTATATCTGGCCCCCACACTGTTCTTCTTATTTGAAGTTAGAATATATCAAGGATCATTATTGAaagtttcaattaaatttcaCTTAGAAGTTTGATTCCAAACTGCTTCACCTTAATGTTTTTAATGATGCAATATAACGATGTAATCATATTTCGCTAATATTCAGTGAATCTAATTGTCATCTAAACAAGCAATAAACCTAGCGTGCTTGCCAAAAAACTTAATCAACTCGTGATTAATTAGTTATTGCCAAAGCAAAACAATTTTTAGCACTCTTCTTTGAAGTTAATAAGCGTTAAAATTATTTTCTCATAAATGTAGCTTACGAGAATCGCGATAAATATTGAGATATTATACTTTCTAATTATtacaataatttaattttgattctAATAACACAATGCTATGCTTTTCTTCAAATATAGGAGAGACTAGCTTTAATAAAACatgatggaaaaatgctaaattaGTCTAACAGAACATCACCGCAAAGGCTTGattcacacaaaattgattgattgtACAAAAAACTTATGCGAAATTCTCATAACAAAAAGAGCTGAGTTTTTACCAATCTTCTGAACCAAATTCCTGGGCAGCGCTTCCTCATAATTCTGTGTGGATTTATAACCGAATTCTCAACAGGATTCATATACAACCCTGGACAAATATTTCGCAGATTCCATAACAGGATTTTAGAAAGAAGATTCTGAGGGTATAACCTGTGTTGGATTTTGTCAAATGTCACACAGAATTCTTACAACGGAATAGTGCCAGAATTCTGAGTAGGATTGCTATCTTCACCATGATTCTAATATAAAGTTTAGATCAGGGTTTTCAACGATTCTCTGAACTAAAtactgacaaaattttgaaaataatcccTTCGCAAGATTATTGTACAATTCCTACTAAGTACTTTATACAATGCTCAAAAACCAGTATCTCGTATTTTTCCCAaaagaattttgataaaaaacaaTGTTGGAAATGTTTTGGCCCGCTGTGCAATATTATTGCTGTAAtgtggcccgcggttcaaaaaagTTGGACAGGCCTGGTCTAGGGGGAAACAGAATACCCAATATTTATTCAATATGCAACTCATCACTAGTCTGCACATAATAGAGctacacccttctttcagtatAGTAGTTTCCAAATGTATAGTTTCACATGTgtgttaaatttttatcaaatataGTAATGTAtctactgcccatactcgcataacagtcccatttgaattttcaCCACTTTTGAGTTAGCTTCATGAATAGCGTTAATTTTTAGTGTTCTTTTCGAAaacaatcttgaaaatttatttttgtatggaTAAAATGCGAAAAACATACCAAACCAGGTGTGTCCCATATGAAAAatacccgcataacagtcccattaattcattacaaaaatattgaaacaaatcTACTCCCGTAAGGATTTCTAAACTCTTGCACTGTGATTTTCATTCCTACAAAAGGAGAAAAAGTACACTAACGGTGGTAGAAATGATTTCTATATAACAAAATTGCTTATTCTTATGACTTTTAATGCCTTTTTCACTGCCCTGAAAGGGTGAAATCACAATAAATTTGTGCTTGCAAGCATTAACTATATTTTTTCctgtatttatttatgaaaCTATAAACTTGATTGACCAGTTCATTCGCCTCAATCAACTATAGCAAAATGAATTAAATATGTATTTTCTGTAAGTCAATGCTACCGCTAAATATCTATTGCCTTCTAATCTATAATCAACTTACTCGCTGGCAGATTCATCATCTAACGATATGTAGTGGCTCATCTAATCAACACACGGCAACATTATCCAGGAACTCCTTCATCATCATTGAGCTGACCAAAACTTGCTTGTTTTACGACTTTGACATGTTGCAAATTCAAAGCCCACGTGCAATGAGTAGATTTAGCAAACAGTCCGTTTAGTGCGGCAGCAACGGTTGAATAAAATCTTCATTTAATCAGTACCATGTTAAATATCACTGACACCACCAATTCAATAACTTCAAGGTACAGTGGCAAGGAAAAGTGGCTTGAAATCGATTTTGAACTTAAACATCAATGTGTCAAGGTGCgcgataacaaagtaagcgaCCCCCAtgtaatgggactggtatgcgggtattTTTGCTACAAAAATACTCGGATAACGAGTTCCATTTGTCCAAATTCCCTAATTTGGCTATTAATAACAAaagatttaatttattttagttGTTAACTATTGGTTTCTATTGCATCGAATACGTTTTCGGCAATATCACCAATATTAACTCCCACAAGTAGCGACAAAAAGACGAAAAATGCAATCATGTTCAGATGCCtttttctcgacatgatgattttcattatgggactgtaggtattgcgagtatgggcagtctAGCTTTTCAACAATGTTTTAGAAGGTGCATCATAGCTCACCTTTTGGGGCTACCCCGAATGGAATTCGCTCCcaatacgacaattcgtccggtggggcgtgctgctgtcgtcatgatgatggttgacgagagcaatgtcaaactcattcatggtttcaaaacattcggaacaaaatatttattttcactgcttacttcacttatgtatgaaattgaatgaggtccaatggtagagaattcatttatctacccaatggtatttttaggcgcaacggagaatgtcccgaagcgtagtttattcaagcgcaaaaatcgctcaggcgaaagttccaatgaaactaacctcacatatcctggttttccaacc includes:
- the LOC110676045 gene encoding 40S ribosomal protein S27 — translated: MPLAKDFLHPLPAEEKRKHKLKRLVPHPNSYFMDVKCPGCYKITTVFSHAQSVVVCTGCSTILCQPTGGKARLTEGCSFRKKPY